ATTCAGCTCCGCGATACATGGTTCCCCTGGTGTCTACTGAAATTACGATATACCCTTTTTGCGCCAATTGTTGGTGATAGTAATAATTGCTTCCACCCCATTGGTCAATCACCGTGTTGTGCCCGGGACCGTTGTATATATTGAAATAAACCGGATATTTTTTTGTTGAATCAAAGTCAGTTGGCAAAATGATGAATGCATTCAAAAGCTCATCTGCTCCTTTAATTGAGATAAATTTTGCCGGAGAAATTTTAAATTCTTTCAGCTTACTTTTCAAGGATGCATTATCTTTCAGTGTGGTGACCAGTTTTCCGTTTGCTGTGTGTACACTGAATTTATATGGCGTATTGATGTTTGACCACGTGTTGATATAATATTTCATACCATTGCTGAATTCAGATTCATTGTGACCTAGTTCAGCAGATAGCTTTACTTTTCCGGTTCCGTCTAATTTAATTGAATACAGAGATTGATACATTGCACCTTCTTCAGCTGAAGTATAGTAGATTAATCCTGCTTTTTCATTGATACCTTTTAACTCAATTACATCCCAACTCCCTTTAGTTATCTGAAATTCTTTTGCAGGCTCTGACATTTCAATAAGGTAAATATGTTTATATCCATCTTTTTCACTTGTTCTGATAAAAGCATTTTTATTTTCAAGAAAAACGAGATTATTATCTACTTCAACATAGGTTTCACTTTTGTCAGTATAGATTGTATGACCGGTAATATCACCTGAACCGGCGCAATCAGCAATCATGTAGTTAAGTTCATTCTGATGTCTGTTCATGGTAAGATAAACCAACTGATTGGCATCATTGCTCCATTTCATACGCGGTATATATTCATACCCTCCATAATTTACGCTACGCGTTGTGCCGTCTGTCAATGAATATATTTTTAACTCAAGTTTTGAATTATCTTCTCCTGCTTTTGGATATTTAAATGTGTAAGGTTCAGGATAAGTACCTCCTTGATAGTAATCCATTGTAAATTCTTTCACTGCTGATTCATCAAAACGGAGATAGGCTATTCTTGCTCCATCAGGCGACCAGTAAAATGCTTTGGTAATTTCAAATTCCTCTTCATATACCCAATCCGTTGATCCGTTGATAATGCTGTTTTGTTTGCCATCTGTTGTGAGCTGAGTTATCTTTTCTGAGTTGAGATCTCGGATATACAAATTGTTTTCAAACACAAATGCTACCTTAGAGCCATCAGGTGAAAAATCAGCCAACATTTGAGCACCATTTTCATATAACTTGGTAACTTTTGATGATTTGATATCAACCACGAAATACTCT
This genomic stretch from Crocinitomicaceae bacterium harbors:
- a CDS encoding S9 family peptidase encodes the protein MHLIKSSIILATLYCCSLVFAQDKLFTNQQIWASRDFSPEYVSSVASMNDGEHFSVLEGNKIVKYSYTDFSKAVAVILDGDKLSGITIEDYSFNADESKVLIATKVNYIYRRSFTAEYFVVDIKSSKVTKLYENGAQMLADFSPDGSKVAFVFENNLYIRDLNSEKITQLTTDGKQNSIINGSTDWVYEEEFEITKAFYWSPDGARIAYLRFDESAVKEFTMDYYQGGTYPEPYTFKYPKAGEDNSKLELKIYSLTDGTTRSVNYGGYEYIPRMKWSNDANQLVYLTMNRHQNELNYMIADCAGSGDITGHTIYTDKSETYVEVDNNLVFLENKNAFIRTSEKDGYKHIYLIEMSEPAKEFQITKGSWDVIELKGINEKAGLIYYTSAEEGAMYQSLYSIKLDGTGKVKLSAELGHNESEFSNGMKYYINTWSNINTPYKFSVHTANGKLVTTLKDNASLKSKLKEFKISPAKFISIKGADELLNAFIILPTDFDSTKKYPVYFNIYNGPGHNTVIDQWGGSNYYYHQQLAQKGYIVISVDTRGTMYRGAEFKKCTYLQLGKLETEDMIAVAREVGQWSYVDASRIGVMGWSYGGYMSSLCITKGADVFKMAIAVAPVTNWRWYDNIYTERFMRTPAENASGYDDNSPINHVEKLTGKYLLIHGSGDDNVHVQNTMEMVDALVKKNKDFDMFIYTNKNHGIYGGYTRLHLYNKMLEFTLENL